In Roseovarius sp. M141, one DNA window encodes the following:
- a CDS encoding type I secretion system permease/ATPase encodes MASVVRIGPDELHAARRKGQVLLFWTFVFSVFVNLLMLTGPLYMLQVYDRVLASRSVETLVGLSVLVTGLFALMALLDYARGRLLARVGARFQSFLDKRVFTATLHRRTSPQDEAKSDAALRDLDGVQTLFASPVLLAIMDMPWTPLFIFAIFLFHPMLGWLAVAGGIVIVLLTAMNHLMTAHKVRLAQMANQDSHRFADAARAGNEVLLTQGLQGVMTTRWVQRRTDALSKSIAANDWTGSFASLTKAFRLFLQSAMLGAGAYFVLQGEVTAGAMIAGSILLGRALAPIEQAMGQWPVLQRGRAGWKSLGQYLATAIPEKQRTALPTPPARLDVKGLTVVPPGGSAPTLRNISFKLQPGQALGVIGSSGSGKSTLARALLGYWPPAAGEVRLGGATLEQYDPDRLGQHIGYLPQSVTLFAGTVTENIARMALKPDDEAVIAAARKARAHDIITGLPNGYDTVLAGTDNQLSGGQRQRVALARALYGDPVLLILDEPNSALDADGSDALNHAVRQIKADNKSVIIMTHRPMAIAECDLLMVIENGIMAAFGPRDEVMKKMLKNFGPVNQEIQKREQKREVG; translated from the coding sequence ATGGCATCTGTCGTTCGCATTGGCCCGGATGAGTTGCACGCGGCGCGGCGCAAGGGGCAGGTGCTGCTGTTCTGGACCTTTGTCTTCAGCGTGTTCGTAAACCTGCTGATGCTGACCGGTCCGCTTTACATGCTTCAGGTCTATGACCGGGTTCTGGCGTCGCGGTCGGTGGAAACATTGGTCGGGCTTTCGGTGCTGGTCACCGGGCTTTTTGCGTTGATGGCCTTGCTGGATTATGCGCGTGGCCGATTGCTGGCGCGGGTTGGCGCCCGGTTCCAGTCCTTTCTGGACAAGCGCGTCTTTACGGCGACGCTGCACCGGCGCACCAGCCCGCAGGACGAGGCAAAATCCGACGCCGCCCTGCGCGATCTGGATGGGGTACAGACGCTGTTTGCCTCGCCTGTCCTGCTGGCGATCATGGACATGCCGTGGACGCCGCTGTTCATCTTTGCGATCTTTTTGTTCCATCCGATGCTGGGCTGGCTGGCGGTTGCGGGCGGTATCGTCATCGTGCTTTTGACGGCGATGAACCATCTGATGACAGCCCACAAGGTGCGTCTGGCGCAGATGGCCAATCAGGACTCGCACAGGTTCGCCGATGCCGCCCGGGCCGGCAACGAGGTCTTGCTGACCCAGGGCCTGCAAGGCGTGATGACCACCCGCTGGGTGCAGCGCCGCACGGACGCCCTGAGCAAAAGCATCGCCGCCAATGACTGGACCGGAAGCTTTGCGTCCCTGACCAAGGCGTTCCGGCTGTTCCTGCAATCGGCGATGCTGGGGGCGGGCGCCTATTTCGTTCTGCAAGGGGAAGTGACCGCAGGGGCCATGATCGCGGGGTCGATCCTGCTGGGGCGGGCGCTGGCCCCGATCGAGCAGGCCATGGGGCAGTGGCCCGTCCTGCAGCGTGGCCGGGCAGGCTGGAAATCTCTGGGACAGTATCTGGCGACCGCCATTCCGGAAAAGCAACGCACGGCATTGCCGACACCCCCCGCACGGCTTGACGTCAAGGGGCTGACCGTGGTGCCGCCGGGCGGGTCGGCCCCGACGCTGCGCAACATCAGTTTCAAGCTGCAACCGGGGCAGGCGCTCGGGGTGATCGGGTCCAGCGGATCGGGCAAGTCGACGCTGGCGCGGGCATTGCTGGGCTATTGGCCCCCCGCCGCGGGCGAGGTGCGCCTGGGCGGTGCGACGCTTGAGCAATACGACCCTGACCGGCTGGGGCAGCATATCGGATATCTGCCGCAATCGGTGACCCTGTTCGCCGGCACCGTGACGGAAAACATCGCTCGCATGGCGCTAAAGCCTGACGACGAGGCCGTGATCGCCGCCGCGCGCAAGGCCCGGGCCCATGATATCATCACGGGGCTGCCAAACGGCTATGACACGGTGCTGGCCGGGACCGACAACCAGCTGTCGGGCGGACAGCGCCAGCGCGTCGCCCTGGCGCGCGCGCTTTACGGTGATCCGGTCCTGCTGATCCTGGACGAGCCGAATTCGGCGCTGGATGCCGATGGGTCCGACGCGCTCAACCACGCTGTCCGGCAGATCAAGGCAGACAACAAATCCGTCATCATCATGACCCACCGGCCAATGGCGATAGCGGAATGCGACCTGTTGATGGTCATCGAAAACG